The following are encoded in a window of Neomicrococcus lactis genomic DNA:
- the rpsJ gene encoding 30S ribosomal protein S10: MAGQKIRIRLKSYDHEVIDVSARKIVETVTRAGATVVGPVPLPTEKNVYCVIRSPHKYKDSREHFEMRTHKRLIDIIDPTPKAVDSLMRLDLPADVNIEIKL; the protein is encoded by the coding sequence ATGGCGGGACAAAAAATCCGCATCCGGCTGAAGTCGTATGACCACGAGGTCATTGACGTTTCAGCACGGAAGATCGTTGAGACGGTGACGCGTGCAGGCGCTACCGTGGTTGGCCCTGTGCCGCTGCCAACGGAGAAGAACGTGTACTGCGTTATCCGTTCGCCGCACAAGTACAAGGACAGCCGCGAGCACTTCGAAATGCGCACCCACAAGCGGTTGATCGACATCATTGACCCGACGCCAAAGGCTGTCGATTCGCTTATGCGTCTTGACTTGCCAGCAGACGTCAACATCGAAATCAAGCTTTAG
- a CDS encoding IS1249 family transposase: protein MPVASNRPRCGVCDRVLVKNGKTTAGRTRWRCLDCGASTTRTRSDVSRKAELAAFMSWILSSRSQSDFGSSSRSFRRDTSWCWNVRVPPPAATGQIHHQIMLDGTYFNGWCVLIAFNGQHVIDWQWCDTEKKIAWQALLERIPAPKIAIIDGGTGLRSALKDSWPSTRVQRCYFHIFRNIRRELTYQPRLPAGKELAALTSALMKVRTQEEAASWVREYARWEARWDEFLRHRTYARTGQERPSSVPQTSQWWYTHQRLRRARNIYRRLIKDKCLFTWLETTLQPDSGQKVHRTTSPLEGGPNKAIKDLLRFHRGLPEAHARTAVDWLLDSLTEFPREPWTLVSPEHFNPPRKQAVNEETDTPPTYDNHFSWEDGNGLQNGWGGRRHQ, encoded by the coding sequence GTGCCTGTTGCTTCGAATCGGCCACGTTGTGGTGTATGTGATCGTGTGTTGGTCAAAAACGGGAAAACGACGGCCGGCCGAACGCGGTGGCGTTGTCTGGACTGTGGGGCGTCAACGACTCGAACTCGTTCTGATGTATCCCGTAAGGCCGAATTGGCTGCGTTCATGTCCTGGATCTTGAGCTCCCGCTCTCAATCCGATTTTGGGTCTTCGAGCCGCTCTTTTCGACGCGACACCAGTTGGTGCTGGAATGTTCGGGTACCGCCACCGGCCGCGACGGGACAGATTCATCATCAGATCATGCTTGATGGCACGTATTTCAACGGGTGGTGCGTGCTGATCGCATTCAACGGTCAGCACGTGATTGATTGGCAGTGGTGCGATACCGAGAAAAAGATCGCGTGGCAGGCATTACTCGAACGCATCCCAGCACCAAAAATCGCGATCATTGACGGTGGTACCGGGCTCAGATCTGCGTTGAAGGATTCATGGCCGAGCACGAGGGTACAGCGCTGCTATTTCCATATCTTTCGGAACATCCGCCGTGAACTCACCTACCAGCCACGTTTACCTGCCGGGAAAGAGCTTGCCGCTCTCACGAGCGCGCTGATGAAAGTACGCACCCAGGAAGAAGCCGCCTCGTGGGTGCGTGAATACGCGCGATGGGAAGCGAGATGGGACGAGTTCTTACGCCACCGCACCTACGCGCGTACCGGGCAGGAACGACCCTCGAGCGTTCCCCAAACCAGCCAGTGGTGGTACACGCATCAACGCCTCCGCAGAGCCCGGAACATTTACCGACGCTTGATCAAGGACAAGTGTTTGTTCACGTGGTTAGAAACCACCCTTCAACCAGACTCGGGGCAGAAAGTTCACCGCACGACCTCCCCACTAGAGGGTGGCCCTAACAAGGCCATCAAAGACCTCTTACGGTTTCATCGCGGGCTACCCGAGGCCCACGCACGAACCGCGGTGGACTGGCTCCTAGACTCACTCACCGAATTCCCACGAGAACCATGGACCCTAGTGTCGCCAGAACATTTCAACCCACCAAGAAAACAAGCAGTCAACGAAGAAACTGACACGCCACCAACCTACGACAACCACTTCAGCTGGGAAGACGGAAACGGCCTACAAAACGGATGGGGAGGCCGACGCCACCAATGA
- the rpmC gene encoding 50S ribosomal protein L29 has protein sequence MAIGTKDLAVEQLDQFDNARLADELKKAKEELFNLRFQSATGQLDSNGRLKAVKRDIARIYTVLRERELGIRAEVAAPAVEEKADKKAKKASKKSEETATDEATEEAK, from the coding sequence ATGGCTATTGGTACCAAGGATCTTGCCGTAGAGCAGTTGGATCAGTTTGACAACGCTCGTCTTGCAGACGAGTTGAAGAAGGCTAAGGAAGAGTTGTTCAACCTTCGCTTCCAGTCCGCAACGGGTCAGCTTGACTCCAACGGACGTCTCAAGGCTGTAAAGCGCGACATCGCTCGCATTTACACCGTGCTGCGTGAGCGCGAGCTGGGCATTCGTGCCGAGGTTGCTGCTCCTGCAGTTGAAGAGAAGGCCGACAAGAAGGCTAAGAAGGCTTCCAAGAAGTCTGAAGAGACCGCAACCGACGAGGCTACGGAGGAGGCTAAGTAA
- the rpsC gene encoding 30S ribosomal protein S3 has product MGQKVNPNGFRLGITTDHVAHWYADGNKPGQRYKDYVREDIKIRELMTTGMERAGIAKVEIERTRDRVRVDIHTARPGIVIGRRGAEADRIRGELEKLTGKQVQLNILEVKNPEIEAQLVAQGIAEQLASRVAFRRAMKKAMQSAMRAGAKGIRVQCSGRLGGAEMSRKEFYREGRVPLHTLRANIDYGKFEAKTTFGRIGVKVWVYKGDLTSKELAAQAAAAPARGRSDRPGRPASGERRRRNDRNAAPAAEAQAPVAETAAPVAAEGGEA; this is encoded by the coding sequence ATGGGTCAGAAGGTTAATCCAAACGGATTCCGTCTTGGCATCACGACGGATCACGTTGCTCACTGGTACGCAGACGGTAACAAGCCAGGTCAGCGCTACAAGGACTATGTTCGTGAGGACATCAAGATCCGCGAGCTCATGACCACCGGCATGGAACGTGCCGGCATCGCGAAGGTTGAGATCGAGCGTACGCGTGACCGCGTTCGTGTTGACATCCACACCGCTCGTCCGGGCATCGTTATCGGCCGTCGTGGCGCTGAAGCAGACCGCATCCGCGGCGAGCTTGAGAAGCTCACGGGCAAGCAGGTTCAGCTGAACATCCTCGAGGTCAAGAACCCCGAGATCGAAGCTCAGCTTGTTGCTCAGGGCATCGCCGAGCAGCTTGCTTCGCGTGTGGCTTTCCGCCGCGCGATGAAGAAGGCTATGCAGTCGGCTATGCGTGCAGGTGCCAAGGGCATCCGCGTGCAGTGCTCGGGCCGCCTCGGTGGCGCTGAAATGTCCCGCAAGGAGTTCTACCGTGAAGGCCGCGTGCCGCTTCACACCCTCCGTGCGAACATCGACTACGGCAAGTTCGAAGCTAAGACCACCTTCGGCCGTATTGGCGTGAAGGTTTGGGTCTACAAGGGCGACTTGACCTCGAAGGAACTCGCAGCTCAGGCTGCAGCAGCTCCAGCGCGAGGCCGTAGCGACCGTCCGGGACGCCCCGCTTCTGGCGAGCGTCGCCGTCGTAATGACCGCAATGCAGCTCCTGCTGCTGAGGCCCAGGCACCAGTTGCCGAGACCGCAGCACCAGTTGCCGCTGAAGGAGGAGAAGCCTAA
- the rplB gene encoding 50S ribosomal protein L2, whose product MGIRKFKPTTPGLRGSSVADFAEITRSTPEKSLLRPLTKSGGRNNTGKITTRHKGGGHKRQYRLIDFRRHDKDGVPATVAHIEYDPNRTARIALLHYADGAKRYIIAPEKLKQGDKVEAGPNADIKPGNNLPLRNIPVGTVIHAVELRPGGGAKMARSAGASIQLVAREGRFAQLRLPSGEIRNVDVRCRATIGEVGNAEQSNINWGKAGRMRWKGVRPTVRGVAMNPVDHPHGGGEGKTSGGRHPVNPNGKPEGRTRRPNKESDKLIVRRRRTGNNKR is encoded by the coding sequence ATGGGAATCCGTAAATTCAAGCCGACTACCCCGGGCCTTCGCGGCTCCTCGGTAGCCGACTTCGCAGAAATCACGCGATCGACCCCGGAAAAGTCGTTGCTTCGTCCGCTCACCAAGAGCGGTGGACGTAACAACACCGGTAAGATCACCACCCGTCACAAGGGTGGCGGACACAAGCGTCAGTACCGTCTGATCGACTTCCGTCGTCACGACAAGGACGGCGTGCCAGCAACCGTTGCTCACATCGAGTACGACCCAAACCGCACGGCACGTATTGCTCTTCTTCACTATGCAGATGGCGCGAAGCGATACATCATCGCTCCGGAAAAGCTCAAGCAGGGTGACAAGGTCGAGGCCGGTCCAAACGCTGACATCAAGCCAGGCAACAACTTGCCACTTCGCAACATCCCAGTGGGTACCGTTATCCACGCTGTGGAGCTTCGCCCAGGTGGCGGCGCAAAGATGGCTCGCTCCGCTGGTGCGTCCATTCAGCTCGTCGCTCGCGAAGGCCGCTTCGCACAGTTGCGTTTGCCTTCCGGCGAAATCCGCAACGTTGACGTCCGCTGCCGCGCGACGATCGGCGAGGTCGGAAACGCTGAGCAGTCGAACATCAACTGGGGTAAGGCTGGCCGTATGCGCTGGAAGGGCGTTCGCCCAACCGTTCGCGGTGTTGCCATGAACCCGGTCGATCACCCACATGGTGGTGGTGAAGGTAAGACCTCCGGTGGTCGTCACCCGGTCAACCCGAACGGTAAGCCGGAAGGCCGCACCCGTCGTCCGAATAAGGAAAGCGACAAGCTCATTGTTCGTCGCCGTCGTACTGGCAATAACAAGCGATAG
- the rplC gene encoding 50S ribosomal protein L3 — protein MTTLRNVKGLLGTKLGMTQVWDETNKLIPVTVVQADSNVVTQLRNAERDGYTAVQIGYGQIDPRKVTKPLAGHFETAGVTPRRHVVELRTADADSYELGQELTVELFEAGQKVDVVGKSKGKGFAGVMKRHGFHGVGASHGAHKNHRKPGSIGGASTPSRVFKGVRMAGRMGAVRHTTLNLTLHGVDVEKNLLLIKGAVPGARGQVVLVRSAVKGA, from the coding sequence ATGACCACTCTTCGTAATGTCAAAGGATTGTTGGGCACGAAGCTCGGCATGACCCAGGTGTGGGATGAAACCAACAAGCTCATCCCCGTCACGGTTGTCCAGGCGGACTCTAACGTTGTCACGCAGCTGCGCAATGCAGAGCGCGACGGTTACACCGCCGTACAGATCGGCTACGGCCAGATCGACCCACGCAAGGTAACGAAGCCACTCGCAGGCCACTTTGAGACTGCTGGTGTTACCCCACGCCGCCACGTTGTTGAATTGCGCACCGCAGACGCTGATTCCTACGAACTTGGCCAGGAACTCACCGTCGAGCTTTTCGAAGCTGGACAAAAGGTTGACGTTGTTGGCAAGTCCAAGGGTAAGGGCTTTGCAGGTGTCATGAAGCGCCACGGCTTCCATGGCGTTGGAGCATCCCACGGTGCACACAAGAACCACCGTAAGCCGGGCTCGATCGGTGGAGCTTCCACCCCGTCCCGCGTTTTCAAGGGTGTTCGCATGGCCGGCCGTATGGGCGCCGTTCGCCACACCACTCTCAACCTGACGCTTCACGGTGTTGACGTTGAGAAGAACCTTCTGTTGATCAAGGGCGCCGTTCCAGGCGCTCGCGGCCAGGTCGTTCTCGTCCGCAGCGCCGTGAAGGGAGCATAA
- the rpsL gene encoding 30S ribosomal protein S12, whose protein sequence is MPTIQQLVRKGRSPKVNKTKAPALKGNPMRRGVCTRVYTTTPKKPNSALRKVARVRLAGGIEVTAYIPGVGHNLQEHSIVLVRGGRVKDLPGVRYKIVRGALDTQGVKNRQQARSRYGAKKEKK, encoded by the coding sequence GTGCCTACTATTCAGCAGCTGGTCCGCAAGGGCCGCTCGCCGAAGGTCAATAAGACCAAGGCTCCAGCCCTGAAGGGCAACCCAATGCGCCGTGGCGTATGCACCCGTGTGTACACCACGACCCCAAAGAAGCCGAACTCTGCTCTCCGTAAGGTTGCACGTGTGCGCCTCGCCGGTGGCATCGAAGTTACCGCTTACATCCCAGGTGTGGGACACAACTTGCAGGAGCACTCCATCGTGCTCGTACGTGGCGGCCGTGTGAAGGACCTTCCCGGCGTTCGTTACAAGATTGTTCGTGGTGCACTTGACACGCAGGGCGTGAAGAACCGCCAGCAGGCTCGTTCCCGCTACGGCGCTAAGAAGGAGAAGAAGTAA
- the rplP gene encoding 50S ribosomal protein L16: MLIPRRVKHRKQHHPGRSGAAKGGTTVSFGEWGIQALTPAYVTNRQIEAARIAMTRHIKRGGKVWINIYPDRPLTKKPAETRMGSGKGSPEWWVANVKPGRVLFELSGVSDEVAREALRLAIHKLPLKARIVRREGGE; the protein is encoded by the coding sequence ATGCTTATTCCCCGTCGTGTGAAGCACCGTAAGCAGCACCACCCGGGTCGTTCCGGCGCTGCAAAGGGCGGCACCACTGTTTCGTTCGGTGAGTGGGGTATCCAGGCTTTGACGCCTGCGTACGTTACGAACCGCCAGATCGAAGCAGCTCGTATCGCCATGACCCGTCACATCAAGCGTGGCGGTAAGGTCTGGATCAACATTTATCCAGACCGCCCATTGACGAAGAAGCCTGCTGAAACCCGTATGGGTTCCGGTAAGGGTTCTCCGGAGTGGTGGGTTGCAAACGTCAAGCCGGGACGCGTGCTCTTTGAGCTCTCCGGTGTCAGTGATGAAGTTGCTCGTGAAGCACTTCGTCTCGCGATCCACAAGCTTCCGCTCAAGGCTCGCATCGTTCGTCGTGAGGGTGGTGAATAA
- the rpsG gene encoding 30S ribosomal protein S7 produces the protein MPRKGPAPKRPIVNDPVYGSALVTQLINKVLLDGKKSTAERIVYGALEGAQAKTGQDPVATLKKAMDNIRPALEVRSRRVGGATYQVPVDVKPGRATALALRWLVGYSKARREKTMIERLQNEILDASNGLGAAVKRREDTHKMAESNKAFAHYRW, from the coding sequence ATGCCACGTAAGGGTCCAGCGCCAAAGCGCCCCATCGTGAACGATCCGGTATACGGATCCGCTCTCGTTACGCAGCTCATTAACAAGGTTCTCTTGGACGGTAAGAAGTCCACCGCAGAGCGCATCGTTTACGGTGCCCTCGAAGGTGCACAGGCAAAGACCGGTCAGGATCCAGTAGCAACCCTCAAGAAGGCTATGGATAACATCCGCCCAGCCCTCGAGGTTCGCTCCCGCCGCGTTGGTGGCGCAACCTACCAGGTTCCGGTCGACGTTAAGCCAGGCCGCGCAACCGCTCTTGCTCTCCGTTGGCTCGTTGGTTACTCCAAGGCTCGCCGCGAGAAGACGATGATCGAGCGCCTCCAGAACGAAATCCTGGATGCCTCCAACGGTCTCGGTGCCGCTGTGAAGCGCCGCGAAGATACGCACAAGATGGCTGAGTCCAACAAGGCCTTCGCTCACTACCGCTGGTAA
- the rplD gene encoding 50S ribosomal protein L4 gives MATQALKVDLPAEIFDVQSNVPLMHQVVVAQLAAARQGTHKVKSRGEVSGAGRKPFKQKGTGRARQGSIRAPHMTGGGIVHGPTPRDYSQRTPKKMKAAALRGALSDRARNNRIHVVESLVAGTTPSTKEALATLRGLSDRKNLLVVIDRTNDVTALSVRNIPEVHAIYVDQLNTYDVLVSDDVVFTKAAFEALVNKEDAK, from the coding sequence ATGGCTACTCAGGCACTTAAGGTAGATCTCCCAGCAGAGATCTTCGACGTTCAGTCGAACGTTCCGCTCATGCACCAGGTTGTCGTTGCACAGCTCGCAGCAGCTCGTCAGGGCACCCACAAGGTGAAGTCCCGCGGCGAAGTTTCTGGCGCTGGACGTAAGCCGTTCAAGCAGAAGGGAACCGGTCGCGCTCGTCAGGGCTCGATCCGTGCACCTCACATGACCGGCGGTGGCATTGTCCACGGTCCAACGCCTCGCGATTACTCGCAGCGTACCCCTAAGAAGATGAAGGCAGCTGCTCTCCGCGGTGCGCTTTCTGATCGCGCTCGTAACAACCGCATCCACGTTGTTGAGTCTTTGGTTGCCGGCACCACGCCGTCCACCAAGGAAGCATTGGCAACGTTGCGCGGTTTGTCGGATCGCAAGAACCTGCTCGTTGTCATCGACCGCACGAACGACGTGACCGCACTCTCGGTGCGCAACATCCCAGAAGTACACGCCATCTACGTTGACCAGCTCAACACCTACGATGTCCTGGTTTCTGACGACGTTGTCTTCACGAAGGCTGCTTTCGAGGCACTCGTCAACAAGGAGGACGCCAAGTGA
- the rplV gene encoding 50S ribosomal protein L22, producing MEAKAIARHIRVTPMKARRVVNLVRGKQANEALAILKFAQQGASEPVYKVLASAVANARVAADRDGVAFNEDELFVSEAFVDEGPTMKRFQPRAQGRAYRINKRTSHITVVVATPEKGGEK from the coding sequence ATGGAAGCCAAGGCAATTGCGCGCCACATCCGCGTAACGCCCATGAAGGCCCGGCGCGTCGTCAACCTGGTTCGTGGTAAGCAAGCGAATGAGGCATTGGCGATCTTGAAGTTTGCCCAGCAGGGCGCTTCTGAGCCTGTGTACAAGGTGTTGGCCTCAGCTGTGGCCAACGCTCGCGTCGCCGCAGACCGCGACGGCGTAGCCTTCAATGAAGATGAACTCTTTGTTAGCGAAGCATTCGTTGACGAAGGACCGACCATGAAGCGGTTCCAGCCGCGTGCCCAGGGCCGCGCTTACCGTATCAACAAGCGCACCAGCCACATCACCGTGGTCGTCGCTACCCCTGAGAAGGGTGGGGAGAAGTAA
- the rpsS gene encoding 30S ribosomal protein S19 — translation MPRSLKKGPFVDQHLFVKVANQNEKGTKNVIKTWSRRSMIIPDMLGHTIAVHDGRKHIPVFVTEAMVGHKLGEFAPTRTFRSHVKDDKKGKRR, via the coding sequence ATGCCACGTAGCCTGAAGAAGGGCCCCTTCGTCGATCAGCACCTTTTTGTAAAGGTCGCTAATCAGAACGAAAAGGGCACCAAGAACGTCATCAAGACCTGGTCCCGCCGTTCGATGATCATCCCCGACATGCTCGGACACACGATCGCCGTACACGACGGACGCAAGCACATCCCTGTATTCGTTACCGAAGCCATGGTTGGACACAAGCTCGGCGAGTTCGCTCCTACGCGTACTTTCCGCAGCCACGTGAAGGACGACAAGAAGGGCAAGCGTCGCTAA
- the rplW gene encoding 50S ribosomal protein L23, translated as MSNLIGKAPHDVIVRPVVSEKSYVLNDEGRYTFIVDPRSNKTEIKQAIEAIFNVKVDSVNTINRAGKRKRTRLGWGSRNKTKRAIVTLKEGTIDIFGGPLS; from the coding sequence GTGAGCAACCTTATTGGCAAGGCACCGCACGACGTCATCGTTCGTCCGGTAGTTTCCGAGAAGAGCTACGTGCTCAATGACGAAGGTCGTTACACCTTCATCGTTGATCCACGCTCGAACAAGACGGAAATCAAGCAAGCGATTGAAGCTATCTTCAACGTGAAGGTTGATTCCGTTAACACCATCAACCGTGCCGGGAAGCGTAAGCGCACCCGCCTCGGGTGGGGATCGCGCAACAAGACTAAGCGCGCAATCGTCACCTTGAAGGAAGGCACTATCGACATCTTCGGCGGTCCGCTTTCCTAA
- the fusA gene encoding elongation factor G: MAQDVLTDLKKVRNIGIMAHIDAGKTTTTERILFYTGVNHKLGETHDGASTTDWMEQEKERGITITSAAVTCFWNQNQINIIDTPGHVDFTVEVERSLRVLDGAVAVFDGKEGVEPQSETVWRQADKYNVPRICFVNKMDKLGADFYFTVDTIIKRLGATPLVMQLPIGSESDFVGVVDLMTMKAFVWPGDAKGDVTMGANYEVQDIPADLQERAEEYRARLVEQVAESSDELMEKFLEGEEPTNDELKAGIRKMVINSEAYPVFCGSAFKNRGVQPMLDAVIDYLPSPLDVPPMIGHLPSDEEVEATREPSADEPFSALAFKVAAHPFFGQLTFIRVYSGRATPGMQVLNSTKGKKERIGKLFQMHANKEMPVDEVVAGHIYAVIGLKDTTTGDTLCATDAPIVLESMSFPAPVIFVAIEPKTKGDQEKLSTAIQKLSAEDPTFTVSLNEETGQTEIGGMGELHLDIIVDRMRREYRVEANVGKPQVAYRETIKKKVEKVDFTHKKQTGGSGQFAKVQVTFEPMDTSEGAFYEFENAVTGGRIPREYIPSVDAGIQDAMQFGILAGYPMVGVKATLIDGAYHDVDSSEMAFKIAGSQVFKEGARRANPVLLEPLMNVEVRTPEEYMGDVIGDLNSRRGSILSMEDAAGVKVIKATVPLSEMFGYIGDLRSKTQGRAVYSMEFHSYAEVPKAVAEEIIQKSRGE, translated from the coding sequence GTGGCACAGGACGTGCTCACCGACCTCAAAAAGGTTCGTAACATCGGCATCATGGCCCACATTGATGCTGGCAAGACCACTACCACCGAGCGCATCCTGTTCTACACGGGTGTGAACCACAAGCTCGGCGAGACGCACGATGGCGCCTCGACGACTGACTGGATGGAGCAGGAAAAGGAACGCGGTATCACGATTACCTCGGCCGCCGTTACCTGTTTCTGGAACCAGAACCAGATCAACATCATCGACACCCCCGGCCACGTGGACTTCACCGTGGAAGTTGAGCGCTCGCTTCGCGTGCTCGACGGCGCCGTTGCAGTGTTCGACGGTAAGGAAGGCGTGGAGCCACAGTCTGAGACTGTATGGCGCCAGGCTGACAAGTACAACGTTCCACGTATTTGCTTCGTGAACAAGATGGACAAGCTCGGTGCAGACTTCTACTTCACCGTTGACACCATCATCAAGCGCTTGGGCGCAACCCCACTCGTGATGCAGCTTCCGATCGGTTCGGAAAGCGACTTCGTTGGTGTTGTTGACCTCATGACCATGAAGGCCTTCGTTTGGCCAGGCGACGCCAAGGGCGACGTGACCATGGGTGCTAACTACGAAGTTCAGGACATCCCAGCTGATCTCCAGGAACGCGCAGAAGAGTACCGCGCACGCCTCGTTGAGCAGGTTGCTGAAAGCTCCGACGAACTCATGGAGAAGTTCCTTGAGGGCGAAGAGCCAACCAACGATGAGCTCAAGGCCGGCATCCGCAAGATGGTAATCAACTCTGAGGCATACCCAGTCTTCTGTGGTTCTGCCTTCAAGAACCGCGGTGTGCAGCCAATGCTCGACGCCGTGATCGATTACCTTCCTTCCCCACTCGACGTTCCTCCGATGATTGGCCACTTGCCAAGCGACGAAGAGGTTGAGGCAACTCGCGAGCCTTCTGCAGACGAACCATTCTCCGCTCTTGCGTTCAAGGTTGCAGCTCACCCATTCTTCGGTCAGCTCACCTTCATCCGCGTTTACTCTGGCCGTGCAACGCCAGGTATGCAGGTGTTGAACTCCACCAAGGGTAAGAAGGAACGTATTGGCAAGCTCTTCCAGATGCACGCCAATAAGGAAATGCCAGTGGACGAAGTGGTCGCAGGCCACATCTACGCTGTCATTGGCCTGAAGGACACCACCACGGGTGACACGTTGTGCGCAACGGACGCTCCGATCGTTCTTGAGTCCATGTCCTTCCCAGCACCAGTGATCTTTGTTGCTATTGAGCCGAAGACCAAGGGTGACCAGGAGAAGCTTTCCACCGCTATCCAGAAGCTTTCCGCTGAGGACCCAACCTTCACGGTTTCCCTCAACGAAGAGACTGGCCAGACGGAAATCGGCGGCATGGGCGAGCTTCACCTCGACATCATTGTTGACCGTATGCGTCGCGAATACCGCGTGGAAGCAAACGTGGGTAAGCCACAGGTTGCATACCGCGAGACCATCAAGAAGAAGGTCGAGAAGGTAGACTTCACGCACAAGAAGCAGACGGGTGGCTCCGGCCAGTTCGCAAAGGTTCAGGTTACGTTCGAACCTATGGATACGTCCGAGGGCGCATTCTACGAGTTCGAAAATGCTGTCACCGGTGGCCGTATTCCTCGCGAATACATCCCATCTGTTGACGCAGGTATCCAGGACGCAATGCAGTTCGGTATCTTGGCTGGCTACCCAATGGTGGGCGTCAAGGCTACCTTGATCGACGGCGCGTACCACGATGTTGACTCGTCTGAAATGGCGTTCAAGATCGCCGGCTCGCAGGTCTTCAAGGAAGGCGCACGTCGCGCTAACCCAGTTCTGCTTGAACCGTTGATGAACGTTGAAGTCCGTACTCCTGAGGAGTATATGGGCGACGTCATCGGTGACTTGAACTCCCGCCGTGGCTCCATCTTGTCGATGGAAGACGCAGCAGGCGTAAAGGTTATCAAGGCTACCGTTCCACTGTCCGAGATGTTCGGATACATCGGTGACCTGCGTTCCAAGACTCAGGGCCGTGCTGTGTACTCCATGGAGTTCCACAGCTACGCCGAGGTCCCTAAGGCTGTTGCCGAAGAGATCATTCAGAAGTCCCGCGGCGAATAG
- the tuf gene encoding elongation factor Tu encodes MAKAKFERSKPHVNIGTIGHVDHGKTTLTAAISKVLADKYPDLNEQRDFGSIDSAPEERQRGITINISHVEYQTEKRHYAHVDAPGHADYIKNMITGAAQMDGAILVVAATDGPMAQTREHVLLARQVGVPYLLVALNKADMVEDEELLDLVEMEVRELLSSQEFDGDNAPVIRVSGLKALEGDPQWVKSVEDLMEAVDESIPDPVRDRDKPFLMPIEDVFTITGRGTVVTGRAERGTLPINSEVEIVGIRPVQKTTVTGIEMFHKQLDEAWAGENCGLLLRGIKREDVERGQVVVKPGSITPHTNFEANVYILSKDEGGRHNPFYSNYRPQFYFRTTDVTGVITLPEGTEMVMPGDNTEMSVELIQPIAMEEGLGFAIREGGRTVGSGRVTKITK; translated from the coding sequence GTGGCGAAGGCAAAGTTCGAGCGCAGCAAGCCACACGTCAACATTGGCACCATTGGTCACGTTGACCACGGTAAGACCACGTTGACGGCTGCCATTTCCAAGGTATTGGCTGACAAGTACCCTGACCTTAATGAGCAGCGCGATTTTGGCTCGATCGACTCGGCTCCAGAAGAGCGCCAGCGCGGTATTACCATCAACATTTCCCACGTGGAATACCAGACCGAAAAGCGTCACTACGCACACGTTGACGCCCCAGGTCACGCTGACTATATCAAGAACATGATCACCGGTGCTGCTCAGATGGACGGCGCAATCCTCGTGGTTGCCGCTACTGACGGCCCAATGGCACAGACCCGCGAGCACGTTCTTCTTGCTCGTCAGGTTGGCGTTCCTTACCTCCTCGTTGCCCTTAACAAGGCTGACATGGTTGAAGATGAGGAACTTCTCGACCTCGTTGAGATGGAAGTTCGCGAACTTCTTTCTTCCCAGGAATTCGATGGCGACAACGCTCCTGTGATCCGCGTTTCGGGCCTCAAGGCTCTCGAAGGCGATCCACAGTGGGTCAAGTCTGTTGAAGACCTCATGGAAGCTGTTGACGAGTCCATCCCGGATCCAGTACGTGACCGTGACAAGCCGTTCCTCATGCCTATCGAGGACGTCTTCACCATCACCGGCCGCGGTACCGTTGTTACGGGCCGTGCTGAGCGTGGCACCTTGCCAATCAACTCTGAAGTTGAGATCGTTGGCATCCGCCCAGTTCAGAAGACCACCGTTACCGGTATCGAGATGTTCCACAAGCAGCTCGACGAAGCATGGGCTGGCGAGAACTGTGGCCTTCTTCTCCGCGGTATCAAGCGCGAAGATGTTGAGCGCGGTCAGGTTGTTGTGAAGCCGGGTTCCATCACCCCTCACACCAACTTCGAGGCTAACGTCTACATCCTTTCCAAGGATGAAGGCGGACGTCACAACCCGTTCTACTCGAACTACCGTCCGCAGTTCTACTTCCGTACCACGGACGTCACCGGCGTTATCACCCTCCCAGAGGGCACCGAAATGGTTATGCCTGGCGACAACACCGAAATGTCGGTTGAGCTCATCCAGCCAATCGCAATGGAAGAGGGCCTCGGCTTCGCAATCCGCGAAGGCGGCCGCACCGTTGGTTCGGGACGCGTCACCAAGATCACCAAGTAA